AAAATTCAAAAGATAAAATGGAAACATGTAATTAAACATATGCAGAAAACTGTTTATACTATCAGTTTATACTCATCAAATGTCAAGTGTGAAGTTTTCGTTGGTTAACAAGTGCCATCTAAATGTTAACTTTTTTCTTAATCGTGGTTGTTAGACAGAATTAGTATCTAAATTAACTCGTGCATACTCTAGTTACTTACTTTGTATCTAAATTAGACAGACTACCATACTGCTCTCATATATATGGTATCGAAGCATCCACTGGACAATTAGAGATTAGTACTCATTTTGGGAACAAGTGCGGATATCAAGTTATCCACTCCATAGACCTTTCCCTCCTTGAGATAAGCTTACTCACTTAACTAATTCTAAACTCGCCAAATTCAACAGAACAATTAGAAGGAATTTGAACATTCTACTAACCTCACTCGCACAGCATgtgaaaattcaaaaaagttTGTTCAGAAAGTATCGGCACCCCAATTTTCTCGCTATCTCTCACTTCCAATCACATATAACATCTATCATTTATCTCCGTTCTCTTTCTTTGACACTCTTTTTGGGACACCTACCCCATTTGGTTGTCTGCCCAATATTTTCCAATTAATCTATAAAACAAGCAGTAGACCCCTAAACCAGAATTTCAGAGCAAAATCTCTGTCTCTCTCTACCCTCACTGTTAAGACAATTGATCAAACAGTTTGCAGGCAAAAACAAACATactgaaaattaacaaaatgaaAAGCATCATGGGCTAAAAAATTAAACTACAGTGAAGAAAGTGAAGCTATGAAGACTAATCCATGGAAGAGGTATGAGAATTAAAACTGAATCTGTTACATTGCTTTCAGAAAACTGTGAATCAAAACAGAGAGTAAATGAGATGACATGGTGGATGTGGCTAACAAGTGGTGACCTGAGAAATTGGTAGCGGCAGTCGGCGACGTGCAGCAGGTgggggtggtggcggcgacgggaTTGGAAAGCGCCGGTGGTGGCGGGGAACGGCAGCTACGGCGTGCTTTTCAAGTTTATGATTTGCTTAGAGTTAGAATAAACACTTTGACATTGTTATTCAATCaaattttcacatttttttattttgatttgatacatgataaaataatattttcatattatattatacactcactttttttttctccatccGAAAATTATATATACTCACTATGTATAGTTACTAGGTAGTTACCCATGCGATGCACGATTGCtgtattattttttgaaaataaaataaaatatgtcaataaaataaattaacaaaaagttaaaataagataaaatcaaaGACATTTGTCCTTCTATTCCAAATGTGTCTAAATTACGTCAAAACAAAAGCAAGGAGCAGTAAATTCTAcgtggaagaaaaaaaattgtgcgTGAAGTGAGGTAAGAAAAAGAACCTCAGTGATTGAAGTATCAAGAACCCTCTCAGGGCCATACTTCTCCAACAGACCCATGGTTATCTacaatgaaagaaaaaagaggtTAATAGATATTTGtaaatcaaaatttgaaatacTACCACTTTGAACACTTGACAATCAAAGATCTCCAATGAGAAATAATGTGTCATTCTAAACTTACACCGTAGTTAAGCTAAGCTTAGTATGCAGTAAATTAACATCAAGCAATGCTAAGCTTAATATGCAGCAATGCTAAGGAAATCCAAGCATCTTATGCAGTAAACTAATGAAAGCCTAGTCATTTATGCAATAATCTATAAGGGAATCAATATGGAACAAACTAAGGGAATCTAAGATTATTGTGAAACAAGCTAAGGAAAGCCAACCTTCTTTTATGCAACAAATCAACAACACACAAGCTTAATATGAAACAAACTAAGGGAATCTAAGACTTCTGTGCAGCAAGCTAAGGAAAGCCAAGCTTATCGAACAAATTAACAAAGCAAGGCGAgctttatttaaaataaaaatcaagctGCACATTTTATGAATTTGTAGCAACATGATCAATTAATAAACAAACACAAAGGCACTGCAGTATTACTTTGTTTATGGTaagcttttcttcattttaaAGATCAAGCTACCGCTCTCAATATACATAAATTATAAAGCAATTAGTATGACTTCTTGTTTTCCTAGATTGATTCAAATAATTACATGTATCACCACATATAATGCATCTTCTACTGCCATGTAATCTTTCTTTTACTTCATGGTATATTACATAGTAAAAGAGTGATTCttaaattgattcagttctgcCATGTAGCGCTTCTCTAGCAACATGGTATGTTAGACATTAGGTGATATTAGAGATGTCTAACATactaataaatttatttcattcattTCTATTTCATTATTTTCCAATTCATTTCACTCGTCTTTAACATATTCAAACATATTCTAGGGGACTTCTTTGTAAATGAACTTAACcatgaaacaaacaaaaaacattgTCCAGGGAGGCCAAGATAACGATTATGTAAAAGAATCATTTTTTGGGCTATGACATCCCTTGACATTCCCGCATCAATTACATATTTCTCtgttgtacaaaaaaattaagaaaatgagATTGATTATTTACACATGAAAAATAAGCTATTTTGAAATCCTCTCTGTTCGCAACAACCTTTTCTAACTATGCTGATACACATAATGACAACCACCAAATTCTCCTTTACACATTTTCTGGCCAGAACACTCTAAAGAATGCGTGCTCAAATTCCTTCTCCTGCATCTGCTTTTCATACCCCTACATCTTTCTCATCCGTTTAAAGAGCtttggtttttttctttttacacaAATCTTCCTGAAATCAATTGACATcaatggggttgtctaaatgacccatgataaagtttgggttaaataacccatcatccaatcacattggagataaatgagttgaaatttctatattttatttattaatttatttccaactcatttatctacaatgtgattggatgatgggttatttaacccaaaatttatcatgggtcatttagacatccCCAATAAAAAAACAGGAAATATTACACTATTTaaaaaagagagatagagagagaatgaCAGATGGGTATGGTGACAACCGAGTGGCCAAGGGCTTCTATGCGCTATTATAGTGCTATAGTACATTATTGACAACTCTGGTAAGTATGATCCTATGCCCACTGATTCTACACTCGGCATAATACACAAAGTTTGCTACTCTGAGAATAAATTGTTATGTTCTTCTATCCCTTCCTCCAATTTtctaattttgtagtttttgcATAGTTAGAACTCAAATGTACGAATTCTGAAAATATATTCCAAGGACCATCAGAATGACAAATATTGAAAACAAAAGGGGACAATGGATGGAGTAGTGCAAGACAAAGGGAATGCAGtattttactaattagtaatgaCTGAGAATAGTTCGATGCAAAAGCTGACTGAATACCTCAATTATTTTATAGTACTACTATGTTACATAGAGATACAAATAATAACCATTACTTTGGTTGCACTGAAGAAACTAATTACTCAATCATAAGAGTTTATTCATTACTGAATACTATATCATATTTCTTAAACTCCCCCATgaaattgaatggaataaaactTGAAAATTCAATCTATTCCAATCAAAATAACTTGGACAGCTAGCACTATCTTAGATGTTGCCAGATTGCCCACGCCATTGCAAACCATGTAACTCTGAGTAGTTCATTCTGTTTTGCTGTCAAACCCAGATGAGAATGCTGCTCAAGATGGCTCTTGCAGTCCCCTGGAAGCACAGTGCACACACCAAGCCATCGGTAGTAAAGCCCCCACACATTGACAGCAATCGGGCAAGAGCATAACAGATGATCGAGAGTCTCCTCTTCATGTGAACACAATGGACAACACGTCTCCTCCACGGTATTTAAAACCTTCCTTCTCCTAAGATATAGCAGTGAACTTAATTTGATCCTCCAATTGTGATTTGCAGGACAAAGTGATGCAACATTGTCAACAGCAGCAAATGAAGCCATTAGAATAAACCTCCCAGATAACACAGCAAATTGCAAATAGAAAATACCAGATAGCAAATAGCAGAAAGCACTAAGGAGTCAATGAGCTTTGCCTCAGAAAACACAGAATCACACCCTTATATAGCCATACACTGGAGGCAAAATCACACACAACACATTTGCAATACTTTTCCTATCAGAAGTTGCCCAAGAAGTAATATGTACTGCAAATTTGTCCAACACCTTTCCAGGGAACAAAGGAACATAAAAAGCAAATAACCCAAAAAGTGCATGAAAAGGGAATAAACCCCAAAAAGTTCATGAAAAAGTTCATCAAAAAGctgaaaaaacaaattaattacTCTCTTATGGCGCACCTCCACCACCTTGAATAAAAACCCTTATGTGAATAGTAGCCAAAATGCTTCCCCTTTGTAGTAGTTATAGATTAAACTCTTTCTTTTATTAAACTTGTTGTTCATGTTTTTGATAAAACTTCTTGTTTGaagaatatatattttaagATATAACTGAGTTTTGCTCACAAATTGTTTGCCGATCACaaaatcatgtgtaattttttttaatggaagCTGTATGTTGAAAAATACAGCTTCtaaatggaaataaaaataatattgtaTCCTCTAAACACAAATTATGTTATAATAAGATTTTGTAATTCTTAGTTCAAAAAAGATTTTGTAATTCTTCTACAAATTTTAGTCGGGAAAGCGTCCTCTTGAAAATAGTGAAAGATAAGAGTCAAAGTTTACAAACCCTTGACATTCAAATGACCATATCTCAAGTGTCAAAGATAAGAGTCATTTGGACTTTCACTTTGAAGGCAGCACATTGGAGGGACTTCATATTGAGAGAAAAAAGATTATTATGAGTCTGCATCACAACAGCAACTTGTCCTCtagatattttataaaaaatctcACATTTATCATCATAAAAAATCATCTTATAACCTTTTCTCATGATCTGTCCAATACTCAAAATATTTTGAGAAATATTAGAAGAGTAATGAACATcatcaattattttttgttacctTCACTTGTGTGGATTGCTATGACACATTTTCCTTCAATCTTCACTTCCTTCCCATCACCAAGTTCAACCATAGATGAGAAATTTTTATCCAAAACTTCAAATGCATTATGGTTTTCAGTTACATGATTGTTGTAAGTTGTAACCATTATCTAAAAATACCATTTCTCACCAGATTTTATATCATGAGTCACAGACAAGAACAATTTCTTTGTTTCATCTTCTGCATAATAACTAAAAGCATTTTTTTGTCATCATTTTCCCTTTTATGCCAACAATCCCTATCAGAATGATTAGGAATTTTGCACCTACTGTATTTATAACGACAACTCTCAGATTCATGACCAGATTTCTTACAAACATAGCAGTAAGAATCATAGTTATCAGAAGGTTTTTGCTGCCATGAggaatctcttcttcttcctcttcctctgtcaCTTCTTTCAGATTGTCTGCCTCCACGACCTCTGTTGGAAGATTGTCCACGGTTTTGACCCCCTTCTTCCTCCTTATTGTGATTTGGAATTTTTGAAGTTATGCTTTGCTTGAAAGACTTGCTTCGATGGCTGGTTGTTATATTTGTTCACTCTTTGTTCATGAGCTTCTAAAGACCCCTTAAGTTATGTTTTACTAACTAAACAACTTTTAACAAACAACTAAGGAGCTTTTAACAAACAATAACTAACTTTATTAACTAATCAGTTCTTAACAAATAATTAACCAACTTACTTATAATACTACCTTCTACATTTCTACTTATGTTGAGATTTTCTTATTTCATTTAGCATGAGGTTCAAGTTTGTTGGATTGGTGAAGGTGGTTCATGGGAGAGggcgaggaggaagaagaggaatgaAAAGAATCACTTGGAGAGAATGATGGTGATGGATCTTAAGAACGAAAGGTGAAAGTTGTTGTGTTTAGTGGGGTCAAAAACCAAAAATGGATTTCAGAGAATAAAGAGGTGGGCTCAAATTTGTTTCAAAGTTTTGATTTGAAGGAGATGAAGTTGATTTGCACATGAAGGAGAAGCTAAAGGAAAATTTGCATATGAAGTGGGGAGATGAACAAGATGTTAAGTTCAAATCTATGAGGATTATCAATTAGCGACTAAAAATtggattttatatttttaaatttaaaaagaattaaattttTCTAGCTTTAGTTAAATTTTTAACCATACATCTCATGCAAGCTTCATTAAAtaagtatattaaaaaaatagattaTATTTTAGAAATTAATATGTGAACTTTCCTCTCTTCAACTCAACTTATATGTTATTCAATTCTTACAATTTGAGctattcaaatttttttttgatgattCGAACATAAGTTAATGTGGACCAACTTATCGTATGAAAAATACCATCCACCTCCAATTACTTAATCATTGTTCTTCTAATCTTCTCTCTCCCCAAAAGGCAAAGGTAAatgataaaagaaataaaataaccCCATTTCTCTTTTTCAATTAAAGTTCTTGCCTTCATAACTacgactctctctctctctctctttccttttctctctctcactcccCCTCATCCACAAAAAACACATTTCATTTGTAATTGTAGTATTTCCTCAACATCAACAACCTAAACAAACACAGAAAACACCACACCTCCAACGacacaaaacaaacaaacaaaccaaCCAACAAATCCCAAAACACACCATCCACCTCAATAACGACAACAACCCACACAAAAATACACAACCACCGTCCAAGTTCCCTCCGCCGCCCACCACCGCCGTATCattccacccaccaccaccgccccttctctcttttctcaagGTACAACACAAAACAcctaatcaaaaaaaaaaaaattcaaaaatttaatcatttttccaaagattgaaacttttgttttttctttgaaCAGGGTCGATGGCAGAATTTGGaaacaacatcaacaacaacaacacgaCGTCGTCTCGTTTTCAATTCTTCAACCGTTCTCTCACCACGGTTCGCTCGATCAACGACGGAAAACCACCGTCGCAGAAACCGCAGAATCTCGAACGCGCCGCCTCGCTCCGCGGCAAGGTTGTCAAGAAGCTCTGCAGTTTATTCGAGCCTCCGAAGCCAGCTCCTCCTGCGGAGGATTTCGCCAGCAAACTCAAATCCCTAAAATCAATCGAATCTTCCGATGGGGAATCGCTTTCCGGCAAGCTAAAACCCGCGAAATCGGTTGATTCTTCGCCGGTGATTCGGTTACCGGGGACTGAGGATCGGATTGTTCTGTATTTCACGAGCTTGCGCGGGATTCGGAGGACCTATGAGGATTGCTATGCTGTGAGGATGATCTTCAGGGGatttagggtttgggttgatgAGAGGGATGTGTCGATGGATTGTGCTTACAAGAAGGAGTTGATGGGGTTGTTTGGGGAGAAGAATATGAGGAATGTGGTTTTGCCTCAGGTGTTTATACGAGGGAGGTGTGTTGGTGGTGCTGATGTGATCAAGCAGTTGTGTGAGGTTGGTGAGCTGGGGAAGATTTTGGAAGGTTTGCCGAGGACGAAGCCCGGGTTTGTGTGTGAGAGCTGTGGGGATATGAGGTTCGTGCCGTGTGGGAATTGCAGTGGGAGCAGGAAAgtgtttgatgatgatgaagggtTGTTGAAGAGGTGTTTGGAGTGTAATGAGAATGGTTTGCTTCGGTGTCCCAATTGTTCGTCGAATTGATTGATTGCTTTGGTGTTTGTAAAATTGTCACACTGGATGTGTAGCTGTTGCTGTTTTTGCAATTGCAGCTTGTTATGTGTTTTAGGTGTTGATGAATAATTTGATGAAGATGGAGGGGTTTGGGTTGTGGATAATGCtggtgaggatgatgatgatgattaagGGTTTGGTTAAGGTTATGTCATTGTCATATGATTCAAAGCACTCTTTGAATTTCATAtgattgtttttttcttttttattattgGAATTGTATTATGAGCTGATTGATTAATGGTGTCTTCAGCTCCTTGAACAGCATTTTGTTCAAGAACAAGAATAGTGTGTTTATCTCCCACACGAGAGGGAAAAAAGGGTTTGAGTATGGTGTTGTAGTTTACTCGAGGTGAGGAGTGGTTTCTCCTCAAGGCGATGTAAATATTTTAGTATTATGATTCTGCAAGGGATTTGCAAACATTGACCATTGAAGTTTATAAATGAGAGTGGCTTGCTTTTCCATGCCTTGTTTCTATGAATCTATTTCTGTTCTTATATGTGACATTCTTGCATTTGATTTTTGATAAAACTATAGGTGTCCTGAACTGCTTCAATTCAAGGTAAGTTTGCATACTAGTGGTGTTAACACTTACTTCAAGGTAAAATAATGGACGAATCTCTTCTTATGAATTGGAATGAATGTGTTTTCACGTTTAATCAACTAATCACTGGTATTCAAATACACACTTGGCATGTCACAAAGCAATAGTGGAATATGTCTATGAGAAATGTATTTCTCAGATTCTCTTCGTGGCAATTGAAGTATTCTATTCAGTCGTGTGATATCTGGGATCAATAAACAATAGCCTAATGATACATGGCTATTTTAATGCTTAATTTTGTTCTCCATGtattccctctctctctctctgagaCATACATGTATGTATTTTGTCATTCATTGGTGTGTGCAAATGTGCTAATATAAAATTCCTTGTAGTATGAGAACTGAAGTTGGGTCATCGGTTCATGCCATGTTGATTTAAAGCCATTGCTGTTGTTTGCTAACACCTTCTTAAACTTCTAATCAAATTCAATTTATCTGAACTGATAGGATTTAGGCAGAGTTTTGCTAGAGCTATGTGCATCCCTCTACCGTGTTAAGAACACCTTAACTTTTCTTTATTAAGTTATGGATTGATATCATTATCGTGTTCTCCTTTGCGCTTAATAATTTGGATGCACTcttattattatgattattgtTGTTGATCATTCTATTGCTATATTCACAGGCTGTTCTATTGCTATATTTGGAAAAATTTATCTGATAAATTAGCTAAAGACGGAAAACTATTTTCTAGCTTTAGGCTGATAGCTGTCAAATTACTTGTCTGATAAAAATTAGTGGTTAACTAACTATAGATgattatttaaacaaaaaaaaactatagatGAAAAAGCGAAAACACCATAAGGgatattcatatatttttttattaacacATAAATg
This portion of the Lotus japonicus ecotype B-129 chromosome 3, LjGifu_v1.2 genome encodes:
- the LOC130744571 gene encoding uncharacterized protein LOC130744571; this translates as MASFAAVDNVASLCPANHNWRIKLSSLLYLRRRKVLNTVEETCCPLCSHEEETLDHLLCSCPIAVNVWGLYYRWLGVCTVLPGDCKSHLEQHSHLGLTAKQNELLRVTWFAMAWAIWQHLR
- the LOC130745446 gene encoding uncharacterized protein At3g28850-like, with product MAEFGNNINNNNTTSSRFQFFNRSLTTVRSINDGKPPSQKPQNLERAASLRGKVVKKLCSLFEPPKPAPPAEDFASKLKSLKSIESSDGESLSGKLKPAKSVDSSPVIRLPGTEDRIVLYFTSLRGIRRTYEDCYAVRMIFRGFRVWVDERDVSMDCAYKKELMGLFGEKNMRNVVLPQVFIRGRCVGGADVIKQLCEVGELGKILEGLPRTKPGFVCESCGDMRFVPCGNCSGSRKVFDDDEGLLKRCLECNENGLLRCPNCSSN